The Flavobacterium faecale genomic sequence AACTAATAAAACCGTCCTAGAAGTAACTAATAATGCCAGTTCTTTAGTGAGTAAATATGGGTATGATGATGTAATTGAGGCTTACGTAATATCTACCGATGAGTATGGAAATTTTTTCAAAACCATGTCATTGCAAACTTTGGCTACAGCCACAATCCCTGCTGTAGGCTTTAGCGTTCCCGTAGATGCTAGTAATTTATATGTGGATTATCGTCTAGGGAATAAAGTGTATCTAAAACTCAAAAATCAATATACCGATATTTACTTTGGAGGGTTGAGAATAGGAGGGATTTATGCCAATGCTCAGAATGAAGCATCAGTTGGTCGACTATCACAAAATGATTATAAAAACGTATTGTTCCCATCTTGCACCACTTTGACGGATAGTCAATTGATCAAGAAAATGACCATTCCAGAATTACTCAAAGATAGCAATATCAATACTTTGGTCGAAATAGACGATGTTCAATTTGCAGAAACAGCCATTGGTCGTCACTATTTTGAAGAAGCCAATAATGTCGGAGGAGGAACAAATTGGTATGTTGTTGATAAGAACGGAAACCGAGTGTATGTACGCACGAGTAGTTATGCGCGTTTTGCTGCAAGTTTTGTTCCTACTACAAAGGTCAATATTCGTGGTATATTAACTAAGTTTGGTGTTGATTACCAACTGGCTGTTCGATCAGAAAGTGATATCGAACCGACTACGGCTCGCGGTATTCCATTTTTTACCGAAAATTTTCAGGCAGCTGTAGACAAAAGTAATCTAAGCTTACCGGGTTGGGCAAACCTTGTGCAAGCAGGATCATTATTTTGGAAAGGAGCTGTTTATAATGGTAATGGTTGTGCCGAGTTTTTGATAAGTGGTACCAAAGTCAATTCGAATATTGCTTGGTTGGTTTCACCAAAAATCGATATGGATGTTTACAAAAACGAAGTGATGACTTTTAGGAGTGCGCAACACCACCTCGATGTAGATTCGCCTTTGAATACACTGGAACTCTATGTGTCTAAAAACTTTGATGGGTTGGATGTTACCAAAGCAACTTGGGTCAAAATTCCTTTTAATGTGCCACAGCAAACTACACCTTGGTACCAATTTATAGGATCGGGTGGTGTGGATCTTTCAACTTATACAGGAAAAATCAATATCGCATTCAAGTATATTGGTTCAGGAAAAAATACAGCTTTGGATGGTGCTTTTCAAGTGGATGATGTGCAGATTTATGGTGAAAAGTAGCGGAGATTGGTTTAATAAATTATGATTTATTTACAAATTTATAACTAGTTAAATGCTTTACATTTGCACAAAATTTGAACTATGAAAAAGTACCTTGTCAAAGGACTGAAAATTACGGGTATAACAATTTTGACTGTATTGGCATTGATGTTTATTTTGCCTAAATTATTTCCTGAATTCGTTACCAATCAAATTAAGGTGTTTGCCAATAAAAATATTGATGGTGAATTGACTTTTAATGAGTCAAATTTGTCATTTTTCGACCATTTTCCTTCCTTGACGCTTACCTTAAATGAATTTAAACTAAAAGGAGCTGCACCATACAAAAAAGAGACTTTGATATCTGCTCAAGAAATGGCATTCGGGATTAATATTCCTCGCTTGATTTTTAGTAAAAAAGTCAAAATTGATCAAATATTTGTTTCGAATGCTTTTTTTAATATCAAAGTCAATGAGCAAGGGCAAGCCAATTATAATGTGTATAAGTCAGACGATAAAGCTACTGCGGATACTGAAAGTTCGGATACCTCGATAAAATTAGAAAAAATAGACATCAAAAACACAAAGGTGGTTTATGATGATTTGTCGACCAAAATACTCATGGAAGCCCGTGGTTTTAACTATGTTGGTAAAGGTGACTTAGAAAAATCTGTTTTTGATTTGATCACCGAAGCCAAAATTAATTCATTTGACTTTACCTTCGGTGGTGAGCAGTACTTGAAGAACAAACAAGTTAATGCCAATTTGATTACTAAAGTTAACACCAACTCACTTGCATTTGAATTCAAACAAAATGATTTGAGGATCAATAAGCTACCGGTTGATTTTAAAGGAACGTTTAATTTTGTCAAAGACGGTTACGCAATGAACTTTGTTATAAAATCGGTAGATAGTAACTTATATGATTTTTTCACAGCACTACCGCCCCAATTTACACAATGGTTGTCTAAGACTAAAATTGAAGGTAAGACGGATGTTTTATTGACCTTGAAGGGTGATTATATCGAGTCGCAAAACAAGAAACCCGATCTAGGTTTTAATATGAAAATCCGAAAAGGAATGATAGCCTATGATAAGGTTCCTGTGGCGGCGTCAAATTTATTTTTGAATTTTGATACCAAGCTTCCTTCATTAGATACACAAAAACTGAGTGTCAAAATAGATTCTATATATTTCAATCTTGGTAAAGAATATCTAAACGGGATTGTAGCTATAAAAGGACTAGAAAAACCTCTGATTGCTGCTCGACTGCGTGCCAATATGGATTTAGAAAAAATGAATCGTGCCTTCGGAATTTCGACTATAAATCTCAAAGGAGTTTTGAATGCCGACATTACTGCCAATGGTGTCTATGATATCGCTGGTAAAACCTTACCCAAAACGAAGGGTTTTATCAACTTGAAAAACGGAATGCTCAAAACGCCTTATTATCCAAACCCGATTGCGGATATTAATTTGGATCTGAAAATGGATAATCCAGAAGGAACAACCAAGGACCTTTCGATACAAATGAAACCAGCTTCTTTTATTTTCGAAGGTAAACCAGTCAAAGTTGAAGGGATATTTGCCAACTTAGACGATATCCATTATGACTTGAAGATGAATGGCGAATTGGATTTAGGTAAAATCTATCAGGTTTTTTCGCAAAAAGGGTTGGATGTAAAAGGGTATATTAAAGCTAATCTTGCCTTGAAAGGATCGCAGAGTGATGCTACAAATGGCAATTATTCGAAATTAAAAAATAGCGGTACCTTATTATTACGCAATATTACCACACATTCCCAGTATTTGCCAAAAGCATTTGTAATTAATGAAGGTATTTTTACCTTTAAACAAGATCAGTTGCATTTTAAGAATTTTACAGCTTCGTACGGGAAATCAGATTTTGTAATGAACGGAAATGTGAGCAATGCTATCAATTTCGTTTTATCTGATAAGGCTGTGTTAAAAGGAAATTTTGATATAAAAAGTAATAATCTATATGTGGATGAATTCATGTATGCAAGCCCAGATCCAGAACCTATTGAAGGTCATACTACTACAACAGTAGCGAGCTCAGGAGTGATTGTGGTGCCGCCAAATTTCAATTTACAACTTTCGGCACGTTCAAAAAAGGTGTATTGGCAAGAACTGACCTTGTCCGATTTAGTTGGTAATCTTAAAGTAAATAAAGGGAAATTAAACCTTTCAAACTCGGGATTCAACATTATTGGTAGCCCAGTAAAAATGGATGTGGTTTATAATAATGAAACCTTGCAGAGAGCTTTTTTTGATTTTAAAATAAAAGCCGATGATTTTGATATAAAACGTGCTTATGATGAGATCGAAATGTTCCGAAATATGGCATCTGCAGCCAAAAGTGCGCAAGGAATTGTATCTTTGGATTATGCCGTAAAAGGAAAATTAAATCAAGACATGAAACCAATTTATCCATCCTTGTCTGGTGGAGGTATACTTTCGGTAAAGGATGTGAAAATGAAAGGTTTCAAAATGTTTAATAATGTGAGTAAATCGACTAATTTTGAAAGCATCAAGAATCCAGATGTTACAAAAGTAGATATTAACACGACGATTAAAAATAATATTATAACTATTGATCGATTTAAATTTAAATTTGCAGGTTTCAGACCAAGAATCGAAGGAACCTCAAGTTTTGACGGACAATTAAATATCAAAATGCGTTTGGGTTTACCTCCGTTGGGAATAATCGGAATACCGTTGACAGTAACTGGAACGCAAGAGAATCCAAAAGTAAAACTCGGTAAAAAGTCCGAAGAAATTGAAGAACAAGAATATATTGAAACCCCTTTTAAATAAAAATTAGTATGAAGTATTACGCAGTAGCAGCACTAGCATTAGCAATATCAGTAAGTTCTTGCAAAAAGAACGATCAAGAAGAACAAAATCAGCAACAAGTTGAAGTAGTAGATAACGGTGCGAAGAATGAGCAAGAAATTAAAGATTACTTGGCAAAAAACAATCTAAAGGCCGAAAAAACAGATTCAGGTTTGTATTATATCGTTACAGAGCAAGGTACAGGAGCAACTCCTACGGCAGAATCTAGTGTTACGGTTGCCTACAAAGGATATTTTACAGATGGAAAAGTATTTGATGAAAGCGGTGCAGAAGGAATATCTTTTGGACTAAATCAAGTAATTCCAGGATGGACAGAAGGTATTCAGAAATTCAAAGTAGGCGGAAAAGGAGTTTTGTTAATTCCATCAAGTATTGGATATGGTGATGAAACTAAGGGACCAATCCCTGGTGGATCTGTTCTTTTGTTTGATATTAATTTGATTGCGGCTCAATAATTCTAGAACGTAATATAGGTCAAATTTTAAAGTTCAGGTCATTTGCTTTTATAATGAATTTTGGCATCAATCGGTTCGAAGATAGAGACGATAGGTATAATTGGTGTAATTTTTGTAGTCATTGATACTTGTGGCAATTGCTGTAATTCGTGTCAAATTTTTTTAGGAATTTGACAGCGAATGCCATGTTTTAAATTATCTTAAATCCAATTCTTATTTTACAAATCGTTAAATTTGTACCTTATTCAATATTATGATAGAAAAAGAAGTAATAAATTTTGAGAGAACAGCCATTGTTGGTATTGTGACTCAAAATCAAAGCGAAGAAAAACTTAATGAATATCTAGACGAATTAGAGTTTTTGACTTTTACAGCTGGCGGAGAGGTGATAAAACGCTTTTCTCAAAAGATGGAACGTCCTAACCCTAAAACTTTCGTTGGAACAGGAAAGTTAGAAGAAATTCATTTGTTTGTAAAAGAAAACGGAATCTCGACTTTAATTTTTGATGATGAACTTTCGCCTTCGCAACAAAAAAATATATCCAAGATAATCGAAGAATGTAAAATTCTAGATCGTACACACCTTATCCTTGATATTTTTGCACAACGTGCCGAAACATCCTATGCAAGAACACAAGTTGAGCTAGCGCAAAATATTTATATGTTGCCTAGATTATCTGGATTGTGGACGCACTTGGAACGTCAAAAAGGAGGTATTGGAATGCGTGGACCTGGAGAGACTGAAATCGAAACAGACAGACGTATTGTACGAGATCGAATTGCGCTTTTGAAAGATAAAATCAAGGCCATTGACAAACAAATGGGAACACAACGAGGTAATCGTGGAGCCATGGTGCGTGTTGCCTTGGTGGGATATACCAATGTAGGGAAATCTACTTTGATGAACGCTGTTGGTAAAAGTGACGTTTTTGTCGAAAACAAACTTTTTGCCACCTTGGATACTACAGTTCGTAAAGTGGTGATCAAAAACCTACCTTTCTTACTTTCAGACACGGTTGGTTTCATTCGTAAATTACCAACAATGTTGGTTGACTCTTTCAAAAGTACGTTGGATGAGGTTCGCGAAGCCGATTTGTTATTGCATGTTGTAGATATTTCACATCCTGAGTTTGAGGATCATATCGCCTCTGTAAATCAGACTTTGTTGGATATCAAAGCCAATGACAAACCTGTAATCATGGTTTTCAATAAAATTGACGCTTACGACCATTTGACTATTGATGACGATGATTTAATTACCGAAAAAACACCAAGACATTACACCTTAGAAGAGTGGAAGTCTACTTGGATGAGTCGTGTTGGTGAGGAAAATGCTTTGTTTATCTCGGCCACCAACAAAGAGAACTTTGAAGAATTTAGAGAACGCGTATACGAGGCGGTGCGACATATACATGTAACGCGCTTTCCGTACAACAAGTTTTTATATCCAGATTATAAAGACGCTATCGAGAAAGAAGAAGAAGACGAACAAGAATAATAAGCATAAAAAAAGACCTTTAGAAATTAATCTAAAGGTCTTTTTTTTATCCTATTAATCGAAGTTTAGAAACCGTAGTTCAATCCTAATCCAAGTACTTGACGGGTTTGAAACCCTGCAAAAGCATTGTCATCATAGATGGTTTGGTAAGCTAAATTGGTCGATAAGAATTTGTTGATCTTCATATTGATATTCAAAGTATAGTCAATATCAACATTTCCTGGTTTGTCTAAATAGTTAGAATATAAATTCAAAATATTCTCAACGGTTACGTTTTCAGCAATTTTGAATTTGTAGTATCCATTGATTGCAGCTCCAAATTCGTAACGTGTAGTTTCTCCTTGTTCCACTCCAAATGATGATCCTAAAAGCGTAAATTGACGATCAACAACAATTAATTTTGAAGTTAAAGGAGCAATATTTACTTTCAAGTTATCGCTTTTTTTCCATAACATACCTGGTCCAAATTGAAAGTATGCTGGAGAAAAGAAATGTGATGTTCTAATTCCGCTTGCAGCATCAACTCCTGCGTCAAACTGTGTTTTGAAATTTAAGAAAGCAGAGTAGTACCAATATCCAGCAGCTTTTTTACCTAATAATGAGTTGAAAACCAATCTATCATCAGATTTTTGCAATTGTTGACCTTTGATTTTTGTCAAACCATAACCTGCTATTACTTTATTATCCCAGTTCCAGCTGTCTTTTTTATAGTTGAAATCGTAGTTTAATCCGATAGTTCCAGAAACGTTACTTTGTCCACCTGCTGTCCAATTGGTAAAAGTTGCTTGATTGGCCAAAAAGCTAAAAGTTCCTTTTTTTACCCAACCGTTTGGCTTGTCTTCTTTTAATTTTGCAGCAGCTGCTTCTTCGTTCTTTTTAAGTAATTCTTTCTCATTTGCTTGTGAGAAAGCTGTAGTAATAGAAAGTGCTAATACAGCAGTAAGTAAAATCTTTTTCATCTGTGTCTTTGTTATGATTTTTTGAGTGCAAAGGTAGTAATACATTCGACATACACAAAAAACGAATAAAATGAGACAAATCAGGAGAAATTTAAGATATAATTATCTTTTCTTGAAAAGAGGTACTGCAGAACAAGCTTCGCCGTACATGATGCTACGTGCGTAGGGTTGCAAGTAGTGTGCCGCAAGAACGTAAGCCCGAGTAGGTACGGGTTTTTTTGAACAGCCTTTTATTATCACTGCTTTATTTTCAAAAGTCGAATAATCAACTTTTGGCAACAACTCTTCATATAATGAAGCATTCAAATCATCAATACTACCATCAACTATTTTTGTGGCAAAAGGCGCTAGCTGAATCGCAACCAAAATCGATGCCCACGCAGGTACAATTGCGTCTGTACTGCAATGAATAGCGACTAATTGGTCTTGGTATTGCGACCAATCATGATTTTTCAAGCTTTCTCTAAAGTCTTTTTCTCGCAATAAAAAACCTTCCAAAAGCCATTGAGCAATATCAAGTTGTACTCGTTGCCCTTTTGGATAGTAGTCCTCTAAATCAAATACCTCGAGTTTACTTTCAGCAACTTTGTTGATTATTTCGTCCATTTTTTCAGTATTCATTATACGGTTTTCAGTATTCAGTCACAATATTCGGGCTCTTAAGCAGTTGAAAACTGTGACTGCAAACTGCAAACTCGTTCTTATAGCATTCCTAATTCTAATTTTGCTTCTTCGCTCATTAAGTCTTTGCTCCATGGTGGATCAAAAGTAATTTCAACTTCGGCATCTTTAATGTGCTCAATTGATTTTACTTTGTCTTCAACTTCTCTAGGCAAACTCTCTGCAACTGGGCAGTTTGGAGAGGTTAGAGTCATTAGGATTTTTACTTCGAAATCGGTGTTTACCATTACATCGTATATTAATCCCAATTCGTAAATATCTACAGGAATCTCTGGATCATAGATGGTTTTTAATTTTTTTACGATCGCTTCTCCTAATTCGTTGGTGTCTATTTGTTGTTCCATTTTTATTTATTTTATTTTTGAATTACATGGGTCCTTTTTTTTTACCATATAAGTCATTTAAGTTTTTTGTTTAAGGTTGCTCTAATTTAATTTCTAATCGAATTGGATCGTTTATTAAGTTCATATAAGAAAGTACTCGTACTTTCTATTGCTTTTTATTTATTTGACTTATTGTGGTTTTTACCATGTAAGTCATTTAAGTTTTATTTTGTTAGTCTTTCAGTTTACTATAAATTTCATTGACCAAGGTTTTTTGACCTTCGTAGTAAATATTTTTTACATTAAAATTTATGAGCAAACCAATTGGTGCGCGTAATAAGTTCATATAAGAAAGCACTTGTGCTTCATAGATTGGGCTAAATTCAGTTACTGATTTTAGTTCGACAACTAAAGCCTTTTCTATTAATAAATCACATCTAAGTTTAGAATCTAATTCGCAGCCTTTATAAATTAAAGGAATTGATAATTCTGAGACAAAATTTATTTGACGTAATTCTAATTCCTTTTTTAAGCACTGATGATAAACACATTCCAATAGGCCTGGGCCTATACTTTTATGAACTTCAATTGCTGCTCCATTTACCTGATATACTAAATCTTTTAGGTAACTTTTTGTTAAGTTCATAATTTGTAGTTTTTTAATCTAATAAAGATAATTTATGTTTATTAAACTTGAAAAACTTATATGGCTTATATGGTAAAAAAATTACTTTTTAGCGTCAAATGCCA encodes the following:
- a CDS encoding AsmA family protein produces the protein MKKYLVKGLKITGITILTVLALMFILPKLFPEFVTNQIKVFANKNIDGELTFNESNLSFFDHFPSLTLTLNEFKLKGAAPYKKETLISAQEMAFGINIPRLIFSKKVKIDQIFVSNAFFNIKVNEQGQANYNVYKSDDKATADTESSDTSIKLEKIDIKNTKVVYDDLSTKILMEARGFNYVGKGDLEKSVFDLITEAKINSFDFTFGGEQYLKNKQVNANLITKVNTNSLAFEFKQNDLRINKLPVDFKGTFNFVKDGYAMNFVIKSVDSNLYDFFTALPPQFTQWLSKTKIEGKTDVLLTLKGDYIESQNKKPDLGFNMKIRKGMIAYDKVPVAASNLFLNFDTKLPSLDTQKLSVKIDSIYFNLGKEYLNGIVAIKGLEKPLIAARLRANMDLEKMNRAFGISTINLKGVLNADITANGVYDIAGKTLPKTKGFINLKNGMLKTPYYPNPIADINLDLKMDNPEGTTKDLSIQMKPASFIFEGKPVKVEGIFANLDDIHYDLKMNGELDLGKIYQVFSQKGLDVKGYIKANLALKGSQSDATNGNYSKLKNSGTLLLRNITTHSQYLPKAFVINEGIFTFKQDQLHFKNFTASYGKSDFVMNGNVSNAINFVLSDKAVLKGNFDIKSNNLYVDEFMYASPDPEPIEGHTTTTVASSGVIVVPPNFNLQLSARSKKVYWQELTLSDLVGNLKVNKGKLNLSNSGFNIIGSPVKMDVVYNNETLQRAFFDFKIKADDFDIKRAYDEIEMFRNMASAAKSAQGIVSLDYAVKGKLNQDMKPIYPSLSGGGILSVKDVKMKGFKMFNNVSKSTNFESIKNPDVTKVDINTTIKNNIITIDRFKFKFAGFRPRIEGTSSFDGQLNIKMRLGLPPLGIIGIPLTVTGTQENPKVKLGKKSEEIEEQEYIETPFK
- a CDS encoding SUF system Fe-S cluster assembly protein, with the translated sequence MEQQIDTNELGEAIVKKLKTIYDPEIPVDIYELGLIYDVMVNTDFEVKILMTLTSPNCPVAESLPREVEDKVKSIEHIKDAEVEITFDPPWSKDLMSEEAKLELGML
- a CDS encoding FKBP-type peptidyl-prolyl cis-trans isomerase, with the protein product MKYYAVAALALAISVSSCKKNDQEEQNQQQVEVVDNGAKNEQEIKDYLAKNNLKAEKTDSGLYYIVTEQGTGATPTAESSVTVAYKGYFTDGKVFDESGAEGISFGLNQVIPGWTEGIQKFKVGGKGVLLIPSSIGYGDETKGPIPGGSVLLFDINLIAAQ
- a CDS encoding GxxExxY protein encodes the protein MNLTKSYLKDLVYQVNGAAIEVHKSIGPGLLECVYHQCLKKELELRQINFVSELSIPLIYKGCELDSKLRCDLLIEKALVVELKSVTEFSPIYEAQVLSYMNLLRAPIGLLINFNVKNIYYEGQKTLVNEIYSKLKD
- a CDS encoding DUF5689 domain-containing protein, with product MKSFFSFSIVAILLLVSCSSTDVAVPDLVCNQPDFVTNKTVLEVTNNASSLVSKYGYDDVIEAYVISTDEYGNFFKTMSLQTLATATIPAVGFSVPVDASNLYVDYRLGNKVYLKLKNQYTDIYFGGLRIGGIYANAQNEASVGRLSQNDYKNVLFPSCTTLTDSQLIKKMTIPELLKDSNINTLVEIDDVQFAETAIGRHYFEEANNVGGGTNWYVVDKNGNRVYVRTSSYARFAASFVPTTKVNIRGILTKFGVDYQLAVRSESDIEPTTARGIPFFTENFQAAVDKSNLSLPGWANLVQAGSLFWKGAVYNGNGCAEFLISGTKVNSNIAWLVSPKIDMDVYKNEVMTFRSAQHHLDVDSPLNTLELYVSKNFDGLDVTKATWVKIPFNVPQQTTPWYQFIGSGGVDLSTYTGKINIAFKYIGSGKNTALDGAFQVDDVQIYGEK
- a CDS encoding DUF2480 family protein, with amino-acid sequence MDEIINKVAESKLEVFDLEDYYPKGQRVQLDIAQWLLEGFLLREKDFRESLKNHDWSQYQDQLVAIHCSTDAIVPAWASILVAIQLAPFATKIVDGSIDDLNASLYEELLPKVDYSTFENKAVIIKGCSKKPVPTRAYVLAAHYLQPYARSIMYGEACSAVPLFKKR
- a CDS encoding DUF3078 domain-containing protein yields the protein MKKILLTAVLALSITTAFSQANEKELLKKNEEAAAAKLKEDKPNGWVKKGTFSFLANQATFTNWTAGGQSNVSGTIGLNYDFNYKKDSWNWDNKVIAGYGLTKIKGQQLQKSDDRLVFNSLLGKKAAGYWYYSAFLNFKTQFDAGVDAASGIRTSHFFSPAYFQFGPGMLWKKSDNLKVNIAPLTSKLIVVDRQFTLLGSSFGVEQGETTRYEFGAAINGYYKFKIAENVTVENILNLYSNYLDKPGNVDIDYTLNINMKINKFLSTNLAYQTIYDDNAFAGFQTRQVLGLGLNYGF
- the hflX gene encoding GTPase HflX, which codes for MIEKEVINFERTAIVGIVTQNQSEEKLNEYLDELEFLTFTAGGEVIKRFSQKMERPNPKTFVGTGKLEEIHLFVKENGISTLIFDDELSPSQQKNISKIIEECKILDRTHLILDIFAQRAETSYARTQVELAQNIYMLPRLSGLWTHLERQKGGIGMRGPGETEIETDRRIVRDRIALLKDKIKAIDKQMGTQRGNRGAMVRVALVGYTNVGKSTLMNAVGKSDVFVENKLFATLDTTVRKVVIKNLPFLLSDTVGFIRKLPTMLVDSFKSTLDEVREADLLLHVVDISHPEFEDHIASVNQTLLDIKANDKPVIMVFNKIDAYDHLTIDDDDLITEKTPRHYTLEEWKSTWMSRVGEENALFISATNKENFEEFRERVYEAVRHIHVTRFPYNKFLYPDYKDAIEKEEEDEQE